In the genome of Mytilus edulis chromosome 3, xbMytEdul2.2, whole genome shotgun sequence, one region contains:
- the LOC139514655 gene encoding lipopolysaccharide-induced tumor necrosis factor-alpha factor homolog, with translation MSTLQQGAGQDGQQQTDQGQPNQYNQSNQPGQPMTNQAGQPIIYQTGQPMVNPVGQPIVYQAGQPMANQVGQPMANQAGQPAIYQPGQPIMTQPGMVAFGQQMIVQNQYGQPVIVQGGVPMMMPMPIDPNSPAQNEHPVSTKCPHCQTDITTEIEYVVGSCTWLWCIMIGSMGFILCCFLPFLWKGAKDVVHTCPNCKKEVGKFIRQQRSNTRVHVGGGHYRSRRRRRRR, from the exons GTCAAGATGGACAACAACAGACAGATCAAGGCCAGCCAAATCAATATAACCAATCAAATCAACCCGGACAGCCAATGACTAATCAGGCTGGACAACCAATTATTTATCAAACTGGACAGCCAATGGTGAATCCAGTAGGTCAACCAATTGTTTATCAAGCTGGACAACCAATGGCGAATCAAGTTGGTCAACCAATGGCAAATCAAGCTGGACAGCCTGCTATTTATCAACCCGGACAACCAATTATGACTCAACCTGGTATGGTAGCATTTGGTCAACAGATGATTGTTCAGAATCAATATGGACAGCCAGTCATTGTTCAAGGTGGTGTACCAATGATGATGCCTATGCCCATAGATCCCAACAGTCCAGCACAAAATGAACATCCCGTCAGTACTAAATGTCCACACTGTCAGACAGATATTACTACAGAAATAGAATATGTTGTAGGCTCGTGCACGTGGTTGTGGTGTATAATGATTGGTTCTATGGG TTTTATACTTTGTTGCTTCTTACCATTTCTGTGGAAAGGTGCCAAAGATGTCGTACACACTTGCCCGAACTGTAAGAAAGAAGTCGGTAAATTCATTCGACAACAAAGAAGTAATACCAGGGTTCATGTTGGAGGAGGACATTATCGCAGCCGCCGACGTCGAAGACGACGATAA